The following proteins come from a genomic window of Oligoflexus sp.:
- a CDS encoding class III extradiol ring-cleavage dioxygenase: MKRWPTLFISHGGGPWPWMDFGPRNPYLALQNYLKNIPASLGGKPKAILVISGHWEEKDFTVMTHPEPPMLYDYYGFPEETYKIRYPAKGSPALVQRVLELLNKAGLQSASNAERGYDHGVFVPFAVSFPEADVPIVQLSMKKAYDVQEHLDLGKALAPLRDEGILIVGSGLSYHNLREFGQPRAIPVSQQFDAWLSEAVTRGTGQERDDQLLRWATAPAARLAHPREDHLIPLMVAVGAAREERGVKVYSDQMFGLEVSGFQFGA, encoded by the coding sequence ATGAAACGCTGGCCCACGCTTTTTATTTCGCATGGTGGCGGTCCGTGGCCCTGGATGGACTTCGGTCCGCGAAATCCGTATCTGGCGCTTCAGAATTACCTAAAAAATATACCAGCATCCCTGGGCGGAAAGCCCAAGGCCATCCTGGTGATCTCGGGTCATTGGGAGGAAAAGGACTTCACCGTCATGACCCATCCCGAGCCTCCGATGCTCTATGATTATTATGGTTTCCCCGAGGAGACCTATAAAATCCGCTATCCGGCGAAGGGTTCGCCGGCCCTGGTTCAGCGTGTGCTTGAACTTTTAAACAAGGCGGGACTGCAATCTGCATCGAACGCCGAGCGCGGTTATGATCACGGCGTCTTTGTACCTTTCGCGGTGAGTTTTCCCGAAGCGGATGTTCCCATCGTGCAGCTGTCGATGAAGAAGGCCTATGATGTGCAGGAGCACCTGGATCTCGGCAAGGCGCTGGCACCTTTGCGGGATGAAGGCATACTGATCGTCGGCAGTGGGCTCAGTTATCATAATCTCAGGGAGTTTGGCCAGCCGCGCGCCATTCCTGTGTCGCAGCAGTTTGATGCCTGGCTCAGCGAAGCGGTCACGCGGGGAACCGGTCAGGAGCGTGATGATCAGCTTCTGCGCTGGGCGACGGCTCCCGCCGCAAGGCTCGCTCATCCACGCGAGGATCATCTGATTCCGCTGATGGTCGCCGTGGGGGCCGCGCGTGAGGAGCGCGGCGTGAAGGTTTATAGCGATCAGATGTTTGGGCTTGAAGTCTCAGGTTTTCAGTTCGGCGCTTAA
- a CDS encoding class I SAM-dependent methyltransferase has translation MQRLPLILLLWSLMSPGLVARDKPGTYMGRPLADVMGPAGIEWLERENREAEERLSILVSALPLKPGMQIADLGAGSGVITRMMAPRVLPGGTVYAVDIQQEMLQRLEQQNEKAGIRNIKTVLGSLKSPKLPPNSIDLVLMVDVYHEFSQPFEMMKSTSEALKKGGWVALVEYRGEDPKVPIKADHKMTLAQIRKEMNRKELNLEFVRVDNSLPRQHLVFFKKR, from the coding sequence ATGCAGCGGCTGCCCCTGATTCTGCTCCTTTGGAGTCTCATGAGCCCGGGACTTGTGGCCCGGGACAAACCGGGAACTTACATGGGTCGGCCCCTGGCTGACGTCATGGGACCGGCCGGCATCGAATGGCTGGAGCGGGAGAACCGCGAGGCCGAGGAAAGGCTCTCCATTCTGGTATCGGCGCTGCCTCTTAAGCCCGGCATGCAGATCGCGGACCTGGGTGCGGGCAGCGGGGTGATTACGCGAATGATGGCGCCAAGGGTTCTGCCAGGCGGCACGGTCTACGCCGTCGATATTCAGCAGGAAATGCTCCAGCGTCTGGAGCAGCAGAATGAAAAAGCCGGCATCAGGAATATCAAGACAGTCCTGGGCAGTTTGAAAAGTCCGAAACTCCCCCCGAATTCCATCGACCTTGTGCTGATGGTCGATGTCTATCATGAGTTCAGTCAGCCTTTTGAAATGATGAAGAGCACCAGTGAAGCCTTGAAAAAAGGCGGCTGGGTTGCGCTCGTGGAATATCGGGGCGAGGATCCCAAAGTACCGATCAAGGCCGATCATAAAATGACTCTGGCCCAAATCCGTAAAGAGATGAACCGGAAGGAACTCAACCTGGAATTTGTGCGAGTGGACAACAGCCTGCCGCGTCAGCACCTTGTTTTCTTCAAAAAGCGCTGA
- a CDS encoding malonic semialdehyde reductase produces the protein MKTIPLDQLFQNARTHSAWLDRPVDDAILQKIYETMQWGPTSVNCLPARVIFITAGPEKDKLLPTLMAGNVEKTRTAPVTAILAYDPKFYEQLPKLFPHADVKGWFSGNEAFAKETAQYNSALQHGYFILAARAHGLDAGPMAGFDKDAVDAAFLKDTGWKSSLLVNLGYGDASQLFPRSPRLAFDEAARILK, from the coding sequence GTGAAAACGATCCCCCTCGACCAACTCTTTCAAAATGCACGGACTCACAGCGCCTGGCTCGATCGTCCTGTGGATGATGCGATCCTGCAAAAAATTTACGAAACGATGCAGTGGGGACCGACCAGCGTCAACTGTCTGCCGGCCCGCGTGATCTTCATTACAGCCGGCCCGGAAAAAGACAAGCTGTTGCCGACGCTGATGGCGGGCAACGTGGAAAAGACCCGGACCGCGCCTGTGACGGCGATCCTTGCCTATGACCCGAAGTTTTATGAGCAGCTGCCGAAGCTTTTTCCGCATGCGGATGTCAAAGGCTGGTTCAGCGGCAACGAAGCTTTTGCGAAAGAAACGGCGCAGTACAACAGCGCCCTGCAGCATGGATATTTCATCCTGGCCGCACGCGCGCATGGACTGGATGCCGGTCCTATGGCAGGCTTTGACAAGGACGCAGTGGATGCCGCTTTCTTGAAAGACACAGGCTGGAAGTCGAGTCTGCTCGTGAATCTTGGCTATGGTGATGCGAGTCAACTGTTTCCGCGCAGCCCACGTCTTGCCTTTGATGAAGCGGCGCGAATTCTGAAGTAA